One region of Haloprofundus salilacus genomic DNA includes:
- the uvsE gene encoding UV DNA damage repair endonuclease UvsE — protein sequence MTRYGYAAMNTTLREENVRTNRGMRQATFEERGLSYAGELAEQNCRDLRRIVEWNLDHDIHFYRITSDLLPWYSRYAIDELPNAAAVREELEAVGTLAADHDVRLTFHPNHFVKLASPDDSVVNNAVVDLENHGSLMDAIGLSRTPYNAINVHIGAHYGDKEATGRRFCENLDRLSASVRTRLTVENDDKPSLWSVSELVDVVAGQSPAAHRTSSDDVADETGIPVTYDELHHQFAPRGLTRRDAARLAADTWETTPIFHYSESRRLYETGSTVRPQNHSDYVRGPIRTYGTGADVMIEAKMKERALLRYRERRAAAGERSNDARGT from the coding sequence ATGACCAGATACGGCTACGCCGCGATGAACACGACCCTCCGCGAAGAGAACGTCCGAACGAACCGCGGGATGCGACAGGCGACATTCGAAGAGCGCGGCCTCTCGTACGCCGGCGAGTTAGCCGAGCAAAACTGTCGAGATCTGCGCCGAATCGTCGAATGGAACCTCGACCACGACATCCACTTCTACCGGATCACCTCGGACCTGCTGCCGTGGTACAGTCGGTACGCCATCGACGAGTTACCGAACGCGGCGGCCGTCCGCGAGGAACTCGAAGCCGTCGGCACGCTCGCCGCCGACCACGACGTTCGGCTGACGTTCCACCCGAACCACTTCGTCAAACTGGCGAGTCCCGACGACTCCGTCGTCAACAACGCCGTCGTCGACCTCGAAAACCACGGGTCGCTCATGGACGCCATCGGGCTGTCGCGGACGCCGTACAACGCCATCAACGTCCACATCGGCGCGCACTACGGCGACAAGGAGGCAACCGGACGACGGTTCTGTGAGAACCTCGACCGCCTCTCGGCGTCGGTCCGGACTCGACTGACCGTCGAGAACGACGACAAACCCTCACTGTGGAGCGTCTCCGAACTGGTCGACGTCGTTGCCGGACAGAGTCCGGCAGCCCATCGGACGTCGTCCGATGACGTTGCCGACGAGACAGGGATTCCAGTGACGTACGACGAGCTCCACCACCAGTTCGCGCCCAGGGGACTGACGCGACGAGACGCGGCGCGGTTGGCCGCCGACACGTGGGAGACGACGCCCATCTTCCACTACAGCGAGTCGCGACGGCTGTACGAGACAGGGTCGACAGTTCGTCCGCAGAACCACAGCGACTATGTTCGCGGCCCGATTCGGACGTACGGCACCGGCGCGGACGTGATGATCGAGGCGAAGATGAAGGAACGAGCGCTCCTCCGGTATCGGGAGCGACGCGCCGCGGCGGGCGAACGGAGCAACGACGCCCGCGGGACGTAG
- a CDS encoding tetratricopeptide repeat protein: MTDDGDRKHRYSEGQGFDDAYDDFTLDPPELKVDPTKVDPVDSRVLADILDRRNVDRDDVDVKSLMEVGLSYMQINRFEEATETFARAAQFAEEESLEAQEAWVNKGVAHAELEEFDEAIGAYREALRANERSEHAATAETNLAYALWEFGEVEEALDHAERAVEIDPRFPQAWYNRGFFLSERGLHEEAVNAYDNALRLGMRNADLLEEKARALEELGELEEAEEVQAEADELREQAEQEMVEEF, encoded by the coding sequence ATGACCGACGACGGCGACCGAAAGCATCGCTACTCCGAAGGACAGGGGTTCGACGATGCCTACGACGACTTCACGCTCGACCCGCCGGAGCTGAAAGTCGACCCCACGAAGGTCGACCCCGTCGACTCCCGCGTCTTGGCCGACATTCTCGACCGACGCAACGTCGACCGCGACGACGTCGACGTCAAGAGCCTGATGGAGGTCGGCCTCTCGTACATGCAGATAAACCGTTTCGAGGAGGCGACCGAGACGTTCGCCCGCGCGGCGCAGTTCGCCGAGGAGGAGAGCCTCGAAGCGCAGGAGGCGTGGGTGAACAAAGGCGTCGCCCACGCGGAACTCGAGGAGTTCGACGAGGCCATCGGCGCCTATCGGGAGGCGCTCCGCGCAAACGAGCGCTCCGAACACGCCGCCACCGCCGAGACGAATCTCGCGTACGCGCTCTGGGAGTTCGGCGAGGTAGAGGAGGCGCTCGACCACGCCGAGCGCGCCGTCGAAATCGACCCGCGCTTCCCGCAGGCGTGGTACAACCGCGGCTTCTTCCTCTCGGAGCGCGGCCTCCACGAGGAGGCCGTCAACGCCTACGACAACGCGCTCCGCCTAGGCATGCGCAACGCCGACCTCTTAGAGGAGAAAGCGAGGGCGCTCGAAGAGCTCGGGGAGTTGGAGGAGGCCGAGGAAGTGCAGGCGGAGGCCGACGAACTCCGCGAGCAGGCCGAACAGGAGATGGTCGAGGAGTTCTGA
- a CDS encoding DUF424 domain-containing protein has protein sequence MLVRERQTPEGLLVSVCDPDCIGETYENGRVSLTVTEEFYGGDDAEEADADAVVDSLTRATVANIVGEEAVGVAIEAGLIDEETVLDVGETRHAQLLWMR, from the coding sequence ATGCTGGTTCGTGAACGCCAGACGCCGGAGGGACTGCTCGTCTCGGTCTGCGACCCCGACTGCATCGGCGAGACGTACGAAAACGGTCGGGTCTCGCTGACCGTCACCGAGGAGTTCTACGGCGGCGACGACGCCGAAGAAGCCGACGCCGACGCCGTCGTCGACAGCCTCACCCGGGCGACGGTGGCGAACATCGTCGGCGAGGAGGCCGTCGGCGTCGCTATCGAGGCCGGCCTCATCGACGAAGAGACCGTCCTCGACGTGGGCGAGACGCGCCACGCGCAGTTGCTCTGGATGCGGTAG
- a CDS encoding CBS domain-containing protein, with product MDDIFAAQLMSSSLHTVTPDTLVETAAKTMMENGIGSVLVVDDENHLEGILTSTDFVRIVAERKPKDETPVSVYMSANPITMTAQTPIRDVADSMIEHGFHHLPVVDDDDLIGIITTTDLAAYLSQVRNPSPS from the coding sequence ATGGACGATATCTTCGCCGCGCAGTTGATGTCTTCGTCGCTTCACACGGTTACGCCCGATACGCTCGTCGAGACGGCCGCGAAAACGATGATGGAGAACGGCATCGGCTCAGTGCTCGTCGTCGATGACGAGAACCACCTCGAAGGTATCCTCACGTCGACCGACTTCGTCCGCATCGTCGCCGAGCGAAAGCCGAAAGACGAGACGCCGGTGTCGGTGTACATGTCGGCGAACCCCATCACGATGACGGCGCAGACGCCGATCCGCGACGTCGCCGACAGCATGATCGAACACGGCTTTCACCACCTGCCGGTCGTCGACGACGACGACCTCATCGGGATCATCACAACGACGGATCTCGCGGCGTACCTCTCGCAGGTCCGCAACCCGAGTCCGTCGTAG
- the sufS gene encoding bifunctional cysteine desulfurase/selenocysteine lyase SufS — protein sequence MSTQESYPIDVDAIREEFPILQRNVGGDVTIPGPDEGDDTPLVYLDNGATSQTPDTVVDAIADYYRTYNSNVHRGIHHLSQEASVAYEEAHDRVAEFIGANGREEIVFTKNTTESENLVAYAWGLNELGPGDSVVLTQMEHHASLVTWQQIGKKTGADVRFIRVDAEGRLDMDHARELVDDSTKMVSVVHVSNTLGTINPVSDLADLAHDHGAYIFVDGAQSVPNRPVDVQAIDADFFAFSGHKMCGPTGIGVLYGKEEILEEMEPYLYGGDMIRRVSYDDATWEDLPWKFEAGTPPIAQGVGLHAAIDYLDDIGMENIQRHEEQLVEYAYDELTAFDDVEIYGPPGDDRGGLVAFNLDGVHAHDLSSIVNDYGVAIRAGDHCTQPLHDTLGVAASARASFYLYNTREEIDVLVDAVDEARQLFG from the coding sequence ATGAGCACGCAGGAGTCGTACCCCATCGACGTCGACGCCATTCGCGAGGAGTTTCCCATTCTCCAGCGGAACGTCGGCGGCGACGTGACGATCCCGGGTCCCGACGAGGGCGACGACACGCCGCTCGTCTACCTCGACAACGGCGCGACGAGTCAGACGCCCGACACGGTGGTCGACGCCATCGCTGACTACTACCGCACCTACAACTCGAACGTCCACCGCGGCATCCACCACCTGAGCCAGGAGGCGTCGGTGGCGTACGAGGAGGCCCACGACCGCGTCGCGGAGTTCATCGGCGCAAACGGCCGCGAGGAGATCGTCTTCACGAAGAACACCACAGAGAGCGAGAACCTCGTCGCCTACGCGTGGGGGCTGAACGAACTTGGCCCGGGGGACAGCGTCGTCCTCACGCAGATGGAGCACCACGCCTCGCTCGTCACGTGGCAGCAGATAGGCAAGAAGACGGGCGCGGACGTGCGGTTCATCCGCGTTGACGCCGAGGGCCGCCTCGACATGGACCACGCGCGCGAACTCGTCGACGACTCGACGAAGATGGTGAGCGTCGTCCACGTCTCGAACACGCTCGGCACCATCAATCCGGTATCGGACCTCGCCGACCTCGCCCACGACCACGGCGCGTACATCTTCGTCGACGGCGCGCAGTCGGTACCGAACCGCCCGGTCGACGTGCAGGCCATCGACGCGGACTTCTTCGCCTTCTCGGGGCACAAGATGTGCGGCCCGACCGGCATCGGCGTCCTCTATGGCAAGGAGGAGATTCTCGAGGAGATGGAGCCGTACCTCTACGGCGGCGACATGATTCGGCGCGTCAGCTATGACGACGCGACCTGGGAGGACCTCCCGTGGAAGTTCGAGGCCGGGACGCCGCCCATCGCGCAGGGCGTCGGACTCCACGCGGCCATCGACTACCTCGACGACATCGGGATGGAGAACATCCAGCGCCACGAGGAGCAACTGGTCGAGTACGCCTACGACGAACTGACCGCATTCGACGACGTGGAGATCTACGGCCCGCCGGGCGACGACCGCGGCGGTCTCGTTGCGTTCAACCTCGACGGCGTCCACGCCCACGACCTCTCCAGCATCGTCAACGACTACGGCGTCGCCATCCGCGCGGGCGATCACTGTACGCAACCGCTGCACGACACGCTCGGCGTGGCGGCCTCGGCGCGCGCGTCGTTCTATCTCTACAACACACGCGAGGAGATCGACGTGCTCGTTGACGCAGTGGACGAGGCGCGGCAGTTGTTCGGGTAG